Genomic segment of Arachis hypogaea cultivar Tifrunner chromosome 16, arahy.Tifrunner.gnm2.J5K5, whole genome shotgun sequence:
CGCCGCAAGATTTGGGGTCCATATAGCCGGAGAGAGGGAAAGAAGCTAAGAAGGGGTGGTGGGAAGAGAAGGGGAAGAAAAGGGAGTAAGAGAAGCAGCTTGATGGgtataaataagaaaattaatacGTGGCAATGGTGGCTATTGGGATAGAATTTTAATTGAGAAGTGTTACGGACAAgtaacttttgtattttgtaaccatcaaatagttattaatgatgattttaatggtgtgagatttgtGTGAACTTTCATCTAATGGCTtatttttctttgctggttacatgctggccaaaatttaataaagttgttggTCCCTAAACTTTTCCATTTTAAATAAAGAAGTGTTAGAAAGtcactaaattttataatttatattcattaattatttattattaatgtttttagtggtgtaaaattatatctatagtatagaattatttattttttttatgattaagtaTTGGtcaaattttagtaaaaatattcattcttaattttttttaaattataaataaataaaaaaataaaattgcatgGCACATGACATGAACTTGGCGAAAGCTTTAGACTGTTGAAATCACTGAATTGCCCTTCAGCTGAATAGCATTTGCAAATTGCAACACAAGTGTGATATTTTATCccataatgtatttttattttattttaaaaacatatgaTAAGAAATtacacttaatttttttaatttttatccctatttttattttttttatgtatttagctatatactttttatataaatataaaaaatcagttattaattagttattatataagaatacatatttattattgttaaaatgtttaattattctactataataaatttaattattataattatcaactttgttaaaaaatatatgaaataatatatataacgaatacaaatatataataactaattcaattgttattttttatttataaaatatttttgctttttgttatttatttatcattgttattatttattaatctATCTTAATACGATAATAATGTGCCAAAAAGAAAATGTGACGAGTTTCTTCATTTTTATCGGTGAATGATCACACTTGAGCTTCTTCCAGCTAATCTATTACTTCAGCAAttgtctattattattattattattattattattattattattattattattatttatttgaaatgTTACGGATGAACTATGAAGTTATTAGTAATTGGCGTGGTCAAATTGAGTTCCAGTAGCGTATAAGTGCTTGCGCCAACTTTAATCACTGGAAAACTTTGATGATAAATACTTAAATAGCATGTTAAAAGCCATGCAATCTAAAGCCACTACCCCTATTAATAAGATCTAATCCAAAATAAAGGGAACTGAAGACAATGGGAAAAAAATCGGTCCTTCCTCTATTTGCTGCacccaaaaataaattaatatttttatatacgtGCGTGTAGAAGTATCTAGATGATGAGAGCTCAACTTTTGCATACCACAATCCtaaaagttttatttatcatggTCGATAAtataagtcttttttttttttaaaaaataataaaaagaggaAGATGAGAGTTGAATATACACCTTTGGATTAGCGTTTGGTAgagagataaagataaaaagaaagaCTGAGACCGAGAGATAGAGATTAAgaaacagagattgaaataaatttcagtattctgtttaGTGTAAAGTaggagacaaaaattgaaacaagaatgaaattctaatttaatttgtacaaaggatcAAATTAGAATTAACtaattgaaatgaaggtattttaggtataaaatgttattaaaattttagtctccatctctaaaaattttaatgttcTGTGTCACcattttttggaggtactgaaatactgaaattttggagacagagacaaaaattttagcattgaaccaacaaacataatattGAGTCTCAATTTCTcaatctctgtctcagtacctcaaaacaaacgctacctaaaattTGATCACCGACATGTAGACTAAACTGCTACTAAAGATTtaatagtaataaaaaattaagataatttaCATTAAATAATTATTGTCTCTTTAGGATTAGTTgaaaaaaatggataaaattatCATCAACAACgtgactaaaccctaaacaaataataaaataacaatttaaatttaaatctcaaTACCTATTCCAATGCTGTGTGGCAAAAGCAttattaactataaaattaattttgatgcactattaATATAAAGTtgtattatatgtatattaaattacataataaaatataaataaaaaaattattttttatattaattacataaaatgattatccaaaaaaataaaaataattgtataattaTATAAAACGTTTTACATTATCAGTGTACTAAAATTAAACCCTATAAACTATATGGTAATCAAGACCTGAATCATGAAAAATGAAAGACCAGAAAGTGAAAGCATACGTGGTAAAGCAACATACAAAGAGTACAAATCTCTGAAAGCGTTGTGCCTCTAAAATTTAGCAGCCTGCCAATGAGATGATGTGGTCCAAAAAATTGAATTCCAAACCCAACAAAGCCAAGCAGATAGATTaacaatctttattttacttttggaAAAGCATTAAAGGATGTGGCTTATGCATATCAATAATGAAATAATGCATGCATGAAAGGCAAATAGCACACACACGATGCAACTAAAGTGTTTGgagcaataacaataataactaaaattttaattaaaaaaataatgggTTTTCTTAGTGTGTAAGTTCTTATATGTTCAAGTATTGGAGTTTGATTGGGACAAGCACCGACCCCAAAACTAAAGTTGGTAACGTAATTACATGCTTTATGGGTCAGGCCTCTGGCTCTATGAGAGTTTAAAGGTGACTAGCAaataaagctttttttttttcaatttattatattatttgtttATTCTGAGTTAACCTTTTTGCTGTTATTATCATCACGCAATACctaacttttcaaaaaattaaaatacccagttagcttccacgttaaacCACCATGAAATAGTTTATGCAATCGTGTCTTTATTGTTTAAtctggtggtagtggtggtggggTAATGTAAGTCATGGGGCGAAGTTTGGCTACTATATCTAGcacaattttattttacttttatctttAGCTTAAGTttcaagaatttaattttgatacactattattataaaattattttatacttgtatttaattacataatgtcacattaacaaaaataattatcttttatattgactgtaaataatcatttaaaaaaatagttataattacataattatataaaatattttatacaaaattaaactcaaatttcaaTATCCATATGTTATCAACTTTATGGGAAATGTGGTTTTGATTTCTTATTTGTCTAGTAATCATCCAGAAAATTGaatcattaaacaaaaaataaaattaagttttaaagaATGAGTTAAATCTTAATTTGGTTCTTAAAATTTAGCCCGATATTCAAAATGACTCTCATAATTTTGTTGGTCCCAATTATAATTCCAAATTTGTAATCGTAGCTCTAGCTTGTCCCTGCGATTATTTCCGTCACCGAAATACTGATTTGGCGCAATTGTATGATATGGTAGACACTACTTAAACGAGAGTGCATTGGTTTTGTGTCCAAACCGGATTTTCTTGATGTTTTGTAATTTATGATCGTTCGTAGTGAAAAGAAAGATAGTTTTAACCCACAAAAAACTAAAACGACGTGATTTACACATGGTTTTAATGCGAAACCAATGTGTCGTCGTTTAAGTAGTGTCCACCGTGTAATACAATTGCGTCAGATTAACATTTCAGTGATGGAGATGATCGCAAGAATAAGTCGGAACTACAATTATAAATTTGGGGGTTCTAATTAGAGTTAATAAAATTGTGAGAATTGTTCTGAATATCGAACTAAATTTCAGAGGTGAAATTGAGATTTATCTCTTCAAAGAATATGTGATTTTAAAATGGTGTCAGCTTTTGGCGGCACTTATTTGTTGGTGGCTAAGGTGGCCAATAGATAAAACCAATCCAGTTATGACATATGTCATGTTTGAACATAGGGGATGAAGTTTTTGACCAGGCTAGCTAAACAAAATTATTGGATCAGTAAACAAGAGTGATTAACAATTCAAATACCTAAGTAAATAATTGAGATGGCATATTAGCAGGTCTCATAATATGGTGAGTTAATTTAGGTGAATGTTATGGTGTCTATAATTTTGTacctaaattattaaaaaaggtaaataaataatatttaataaattttatatgatttattttttattttaaatattttattttttattttaaaaaaaagttagatAATTTAAGTACCATAACAAAGACACTATAGAATTCACCGTTAatttatttgacaaaaaaaaaaaaaaaactcatgtcTCTACAAAATAagttcaattttgttttatttggaTCTGGTATTCGTTGACAATTCATTTCTTCGTTTTTGCCCAATTAAGCCCCAAACAACAAAACTGGCTTTCTGGATATAAAATTACAACATTGTCCTCACAGTAACTTAGCACAAGTTACCACACATTTAACATAACATAAACACTTATTACgggttaaattataaatttataatagtctCTTCCAAGTTCCAATCAGCTCAGCAAAGGGTCACACACTATTGAGACATTGTTTGCATTATATGAAAACAAAAACCACCATTTATTCATTCGATAACTTTACTATTAATGGTGTTGCTAATCACCCTTAGTCACGGGATTCCAGGCCACCAGAGAACACCCTTTTAAAATAGGTTATTAAAGTGCAAGAGTTTTCAgcaatacaatatatgaataaaaaaaaactgtTATTCAAGAATGTAGCCTTTTAAATTATGTAAGTTAGGTTACGAAAATGTgatgttataaaaaaatttataaattaaatgcaTTAATTGTCAGATCGTTATTTGTACCGTGCAGGATGAACAATACATATATCCTGTAGCGTTCTATAATTAATTGCACGTGTCGGCATCGTGTTCTATGCTGGCTTCTTATGTTAGAATAGTCTATTACAATTTACAAGTGTTAGATTACCTCTAGAATGTTTTAATACATTCCAACCCATGGATTCCAACCGTGCAAATCAGTGATGGGGCTAATTGTCGGATAATTGTCTTTAGTTATATTGTTTAGCAACGTAGACATCTTGGTCTTGCTCATTACCGGAGCTGATTTTATTTTGCTATATGATTTTGGATATGTAGTGACTTTCGTCaagatttattttggtttttgaaTGTGGTTTTGGGATTACATTTCTACGGATGATGTTCCCTTGTCTATTTTGAACAATTATATGACTAATGACTTCAAATATCTATGGTTAGTTCAAATTTGGGTCATAATTTTCATAGACACTGATGAATCACTacattaaatttcatacaaaattTTTGCATTGAATAGGGGATTGTACTCAACGATGCTTCTTACCACCACCCTTTTTCCCTGGTTTCCCTTTACCTCCTTTCTTGGTCCATTTACTAGACATTCCAGTGTCATGATCTCTTGATGTTGATGGTGCTGAATTTAATAAATGCCTCACATCCAGTATGCCGTTTCTAAAACGACCTTCACTTGATCTCAAACCCCTGTCCTCGGCCTTGTGCTTACCCGCCGATTTTTTACTGCTACCACTATGCTTTCCACCAAATTGTCCAAGAATCAAACGCTGCAAAACGTGGTACAGATAAGATAACAGACTAATAGAGTCTTTACCATGCAAGTCAGACGAAAAGaagacaataaaaataagaaggcAGGGGGAGGGGGTTGAAGGGGGAGTTTCTTCCTaacttattttttggtttttcccCTCAAAGCAATACACATCTCAGTTCATCCCATGGATAAATACATATTTCAAATGTTGCCCCCTGAACTTTGAAGAATCGGCCAAAACATTTATCCTTTTCGCAAATGCTTTGCAAGCGTGATTTCTTACATTAAAGAGAAGATTtgaaactccgcctatgttacacttgcagtacatagccggtcccaagcccggataaaggaggagggttgtgttaggtcttcggcaaccaacataaaaatatagccgaacccccatgacaAAGAGAAGATTTGAAACTAGCATTTGTCACAAAAAGTGTCATCTATGTTATTTTAGCAAATTTATATGCTAAATAGGACTATTCCGTAGATATAACTAATGTCGTTTATAATGAGGATAgacaatttaaattttcaaatgaaTGTGGGCAAATATAAATCatttattacaaaagaaaaatttgaaaacagAAAAGATGTTAGGAGACATAGTTTATTTTTGCCTAATCAAAATGTTTGTAAACATAAATTACCTCTTGAAGCATTTTCTGTTCTCTCTCCTTTTGTTTCTTCAGTGTTGGACGTGCCACACTTAGAGGTAATCTCTGTTTCTTGGGGGGCTAAATAAAGGAAAACAGAAATCCATTAAAGCTTGCATCTTGATTCTTGAGCATGCTGCTGATAATACCATTTGCAATGGTACATGATGTTAAAAAATAGCATCAACAGATAGTCCTCACCTTCCCACCAAGAGAGACGACCTTTTGATTCTCAATCTTTTTACGTTCTTTCCATGTCATATGTGAGTAGcctaataaaaaattgttaatcatTAGTTATTATAACAAACAAATTCACTACAATAATGGATAGACATGGTGAGAAGGTGAATAAAACCAGTAAAACCTGATAATGATAATCGTATATAGTTTAGCTCACATCTCCAATATGTAAAAACATTGTAAAACTCACTAAAACATGAATAAGGGCTAGAAAGGAACTTGGACAGTAACAAACTTGCCTACATCGAATCATAGTGGGAGGTTACATGGGTTATAAGCAAGAAGGGAATAATGAACTAGACAGGCAGGAGATTGGTTAGACCTATCTTGTTTTTCTCTTCCTACTTTCTTTTAAAGATGAAATTGGTTAGAATTCGGAAGAAAGTAGGCATTTCTTAACTTCTTCGACTATGTGTTTCCTTCATCTACCTATACTCTTTTCAAATTTTCCAGAAATTGAGATTGTTAAAAAGTCTACTTTCTAAGAAGAGATAAAAGGAGGATAAGAGGCACCTTAAAACGTTTATTCCTAGACCAATGGAATGATAAGTTCTAAAGATAATCTCACCAAATCCATGAACTGCCAAAGAAAGTGAAAAGTGAATTGTGTTTGAAACAAAAGACTCTAAACACAACTATGGCACACTAAGTTGCTAGATCATGTTATTATGCCCTATCACAACTATCTACccaaataaattggcataatCCATAAAATTCTACTTAGAGCATTTGTTTGCGAAGTATGTATACTGAGGATTAAACTGCATCAGGGGAGAGCAAAGAAATCCAACCTATTTACAAATAATAAATAGTAAGAACAGCCTGACATTGAAGTATATTATAACTGTTGGTAATATTCTTTCTCTCATCTTATTGTTATTCTTTTTTTATCGAAAAAAATTAAACACTAAGGAAAAGATCAAAACACATCAACAAGAGAAATTAGATTTACCAAAAGTTAAAGATAGGAGACAACAGCCAAGAAAAGGGAAAGCTTCAAATGAGAAAGAATACGGGACATACTAAAATTTTCAACTTCTTTCATAATTTTCCTTATGTCCATCTCTTGATCCTGCATATCATTATGTTCACTTGGAGTCCCATGTCTCCCCCCTACCTTCTTATTCTTGTTCATCTTTCCCATCACTGCTTCAGAAATTGAAAGACAAAAATTGATTAGAAAAGTCACAAACAACTGAAAACTTTGAAACATAAATATATTCTAATgtaaatcttaaaaaataaaaatacaacatCAACCAAAGCCTCATAATCATAGTTATTAGAACCAAACCGGTAATCGACCGGGTCATACGATCGAGTCATTGGTTCAATTGGTGAGTCACTAGTTCAACCGGTAGACTCGGTcacaattaaatataaatatgaaattataaacaataaacttaaaattaaaaattcaagaaCATGTCTTCACAAACACATTAATAATAATCAAGTATCAACTCTTAGACATAACTAATGAAGCAAATATAGATAATAAACTAGACACTAATACAAaagaatttttcaatttaaatgaacaagagagcaaa
This window contains:
- the LOC112755450 gene encoding uncharacterized protein, with amino-acid sequence MGKMNKNKKVGGRHGTPSEHNDMQDQEMDIRKIMKEVENFSYSHMTWKERKKIENQKVVSLGGKPPKKQRLPLSVARPTLKKQKEREQKMLQERLILGQFGGKHSGSSKKSAGKHKAEDRGLRSSEGRFRNGILDVRHLLNSAPSTSRDHDTGMSSKWTKKGGKGKPGKKGGGKKHR